One Aquipuribacter sp. SD81 genomic window, TTCGCGATGTCGGTGCGGGTGCGTCGCCGTGACGTGCTCGGCTGGTTCTCGCCGGACCCGCGCGGCGTGCTCCACCCTGCGGACGTCCACGAGTCGCGGTCCCTGCGCCGCAGCAGCCGCCGCTTCGAGACCCGGGTCGACACCGCGTTCGACGAGGTGGTCGCCGCGTGCGCGGACCCCTCGCGCGAGGGCGCGTGGATCGACGACGACTACCGCCGCGCCTACGCCGAGCTGCACGCCGCGGGTCACGCGCACTCCGTCGAGACCTGGGCCGACGGCCGGCTGGTCGGCGGCCTGTTCGGCGTCGCGGTCGGCGGCCTGTTCGCCGCGGAGTCGAAGTTCCACCGCGAGACCGACGCGTCCAAGGCCGCGGTCGTCTCCCTGGCCCGGCTGCTCGCGGCCGACCCCGCCGGCCCGCGGCTCGTCGACGTGCAGTGGTGGACCCCGCACCTCGGCAGCCTCGGCGTCGCCGAGGTGAGGCGCGAGGAGTACCGCGCGGCGCTGCCCACCCTGCTCGACGTCCCCGCGCCGGCGTGCTTCACGGTTACCCCGGACCCGCCGGGCGACGGGCGGGCGGCTCAGGGGCCGAGCCGCACCAGCACCCGGTAGCCCGCCGCGTCGGTCCGGCCGTCCGCCTTCGCCCCGGCGTCGTCGACGGGCCCCACGGACTCCACGGTGTGCCCGCGCATGCCCGCCCACGCCGGGACGTCGTGCACGACGGCCGGGTCCGTGGCCAGCACCGCGGCGCGGGTCCCGGGGGGCAGGTCGCGGACGGCCGCGGCCAGGCGCAGCACCGGCA contains:
- the aat gene encoding leucyl/phenylalanyl-tRNA--protein transferase, whose amino-acid sequence is MSHPFDRALDRAPDGQDLVCVGGALASGLLLEGYRRGVFAMSVRVRRRDVLGWFSPDPRGVLHPADVHESRSLRRSSRRFETRVDTAFDEVVAACADPSREGAWIDDDYRRAYAELHAAGHAHSVETWADGRLVGGLFGVAVGGLFAAESKFHRETDASKAAVVSLARLLAADPAGPRLVDVQWWTPHLGSLGVAEVRREEYRAALPTLLDVPAPACFTVTPDPPGDGRAAQGPSRTSTR
- a CDS encoding sulfurtransferase TusA family protein, translating into MTAGPGGGAPDVLVVDARGLRCPLPVLRLAAAVRDLPPGTRAAVLATDPAVVHDVPAWAGMRGHTVESVGPVDDAGAKADGRTDAAGYRVLVRLGP